The window GCCGAAGAAGAAGCACGTCGCCAGCCTGCTGCTGCGCAATCCGCTACTAACGACGCCGTTGCAGCGCCTGCTGCAGTTGCCGAGCCAGTACGTGAAAGCGCGCCGGTTGTGGCGGCTGCACCAGCACCGTCTGCCGACGTTCGTAACAAGCAGAACGAACAGCGCCGTCCGGACAAACCACGTGCCGACGATAACAGTCGTCGTGGCAGTGGCGATGGTGAGCGCAAAAACGCTCCGCATCGTGCTTCGGTCAAAGAGAAAGCGCCTGCTCCACGCGTTGCTCCACGTACTACCGACGAAGAAAGCGATGGCTTCCGTCGTGGTGGTCGCGGCAAGGCCAAGCTGAAGAAACGCAACGCTCACGGTTTCCAGAGCCCAACCGGCCCTGTAGTGCGCGAAGTGAAGATCGGCGAGACCATCACTGTTGGCGATCTTGCCCAGCAGATGTCGGTCAAGGCTGCTGAAATCATCAAGTTCATGTTCAAACTGGGTACTCCAGCGACCATCAACCAGGTACTGGATCAGGAAACTGCCCAACTGGTTGCCGAAGAGCTGGGCCACAAAGTGACCCTGGTCAGCGACACCGCCCTGGAAGATTCCCTGGCCGAGTCCCTGAAGTTTGAAGGTGAAGCGTTCTCCCGTGCACCGGTTGTGACCGTAATGGGCCACGTCGACCACGGTAAGACCTCGCTGCTCGACTATATCCGTCGTGCCAAGGTAGCTGCTGGCGAAGCCGGTGGTATCACCCAGCACATCGGTGCGTACCACGTTGAAACCGAACGCGGCATGGTCACCTTCCTCGACACCCCTGGTCACGCCGCGTTTACCGCCATGCGTGCCCGTGGTGCCAAGGCGACCGACATCGTGATCCTGGTGGTTGCAGCGGACGACGGCGTAATGCCGCAGACCGTTGAAGCCGTTCAGCACGCCAAGGCCGCTGGTGTTCCACTGGTTGTTGCGGTGAACAAAATCGACAAGCCGGGCGCTGATCTCGATCGCATCCGTAGCGAACTGTCGGTTCACGGCGTGACTTCGGAAGAGTGGGGCGGCGACACCCCGTTCGTATCGGTTTCGGCGAAAGTCGGTACTGGCGTGGACGAGTTGCTCGAAGCTGTTCTGCTGCAAGCTGAAGTTCTGGAACTGAAAGCGACTCCTTCGGCTCCTGGCCGTGGCGTCGTGGTTGAATCGCGTCTCGACAAAGGTCGTGGCCCGGTTGCTACCGTTCTGGTTCAAGACGGTACCCTGCGCCAAGGCGACATGGTGCTGGTCGGTTCGAACTATGGCCGCGTTCGCGCCATGCTCGACGAGAACGGCAAGCCAATCAAGGAAGCCGGTCCTTCCATCCCTGTCGAGATTCTCGGCCTGGACGGTACCCCGGACGCTGGCGACGAGATGAGCGTAGTTGCTGACGAGAAGAAAGCCCGTGAAGTGGCTCTGTTCCGTCAAGGCAAGTTCCGCGAAGTCAAACTGGCCCGTGCTCACGCTGGCAAGCTTGAAAACATCTTCGAGAACATGGGTCAGGAAGAGAAGAAGACGCTCAACATCGTCCTCAAATCCGACGTCCGTGGTTCGCTGGAAGCGTTGAACGGTGCCTTGAACGGCCTGGGTAACGACGAAGTGCAAGTGCGTGTTGTCGGTGGCGGTGTCGGTGGTATCACCGAATCCGACGCCAACCTGGCACTGGCCTCCAACGCTGTACTGTTCGGCTTCAACGTGCGTGCCGATGCTGGCGCTCGCAAGATCGTCGAGCAGGAAGGTCTGGATATGCGTTACTACAACGTGATCTACGACATCATCGAAGACGTCAAGAAAGCCCTCACCGGTATGCTGGGCAGCGATGTTCGCGAGAACATCCTGGGTACCGCTGAAGTGCGTGACGTGTTCCGTTCGCCGAAGTTTGGCGCGATCGCCGGTTGCATGGTTATCGAAGGTGTTGTTCACCGTAACCGTCCAATCCGTGTACTGCGTGAAGACATCGTTATCTTCGAAGGCGAGCTGGAATCCCTGCGCCGCTTCAAGGATGACGCTTCCGAAGTACGTGCCGGCATGGAATGCGGTATCGGCGTGAAGAGCTACAACGACGTCAAAGTCGGTGACAAGATCGAAGTCTTCGAGAAGGTTCAGGTTGCTCGCAGCCTCTAACTCGCGCACTTCAAGGGCCACGATGAGCCGCCGCATGCAGATGCACGGCGCATCGTCAGGACTCTAAACGCAACGCCCGGTCTGGCTTTTGTCAGGCCGGGCGTTTGCCGCTTTCAGACCCTTCGGGTTTCACCGTGGGGCAGTAACAGGTAACAAGACATGGCAAAAGAATACAGCCGTACCCAACGTATCGGCGATCAGATGCAGCGTGAGCTGGCACAGCTGATCCGTCGTGAAGTCAAAGACCCGCGCGTCGGCCTGGTCACCATTACCGCTGTTGAAGTCAGCCGTGACGTCGGTCACGCCAAGATCTTCATCACGGTGATGGGGCAGGACAACGCCGAAGACATCGCGCAAAGCATCAAGGTGCTCAACTCCGCCGCCGGTTTCCTGCGCATGCAGTTGGCTCGCGAAATGAAGTTGCGCAGCGTTCCGCAGTTGCACTTCCACTACGACGAAAGCGTCGTGCGTGGTGCTCATCTGTCGGCATTGATCGAACGTGCGGTCGCTGAAGACAATCAGCATCCGGTTGCGGCAGAAGCCGAAGACACCAAGGAGTAATCGGTGGCTCAGGTCAAACGTATCCGTCGTAACGTCAGCGGCATCATCCTGCTCGACAAGCCTTTGGGGTTCACCTCCAATGCGGCGTTGCAGAAGGTTCGCTGGCTGCTGAACGCCGAGAAGGCCGGGCACACTGGCAGTCTCGACCCGCTGGCCACCGGCGTGTTGCCGTTGTGCTTCGGTGAGGCCACCAAGTTTTCGCAATACCTGCTCGATTCCGACAAGGGTTACGAAACCCTGGCGCAACTGGGCAAGACCACCACCACGGCCGATGCCGAAGGTGAAGTTTTGCTGGAGCGCCCGGTGACCGTTGGTCGCGCCGATGTCGAAGCGGTACTGCCGAAATTTCGTGGGCAAATCAGCCAGATACCGCCCATGTACTCGGCGCTCAAGCGTGATGGCCAGCCGTTGTACAAGCTGGCCCGGGCAGGTGAAGTAGTGGAGCGTGAACCGCGTTCTGTTACTATTACGCGCTTGGAATTACTGGCCTTTGAAGGTGATACTGCGCGGCTTGCAGTGGATTGCACCAAAGGCACCTATATCCGCACCCTGGTGGAGGATATCGGTGAGCAACTCGGTTGTGGCGCATACGTTGCAGAACTGCGACGTACCCAGGCCGGGCCCTTCACGCTGGCACAGACAGTCACGCTGGAAGAGTTGGAAGCGGTACATGCCGAAGGCGGCAACGAAGCGGTCGACCGCTTTTTGATGCCCTCGGACAGCGGCCTGCTGGATTGGCCACTGTTGCAGTTCTCGGAGCACAGCTCGTTCTACTGGCTTAACGGCCAACCGGTACGAGCCCCGGATGCACCGAAGTTCGGCATGGTGCGGGTACAGGATCACAATGGCCGCTTCATCGGTATCGGTGAAGTGAGCGAAGACGGGCGCATCGCGCCACGTCGACTGATTCGGTCAGAATGACCGGACGAGGGTGGCTGTTAACAGGCACGGTCACTACTCATTTTTAGATACAGGGATTTGTCCCTGGCCTGTTGAAACTGTTTCTTTGAAACAGTTTCCTGATAAAAGGATTGCCTCATGGCTCTCGACGTTCAAGAAAAAGCTCAAATCGTAGCTGACTACCAGCAAGCTGTTGGTGACACTGGTTCGCCAGAAGTGCAAGTTGCACTGCTGACCCACAACATCAACAAGCTGCAAGGTCACTTCAAGGCCAACGGTAAAGATCACCACTCCCGTCGTGGTCTGATCCGCATGGTAAACCAGCGTCGTAAGCTGCTGGACTACCTGAAAGGCAAGGATCTGGGCCGTTACCAGGCTCTGATCGGTCGCCTGGGTCTGCGTCGCTAATAAGCGATTGCGCTAGAGGTTGGTTGTCTGTCGTACGTCAGTGGGTTTCCCGCTGGCGCATGGCAGGCTCCCAGCCTCAAGTTTTATCTGGATACCTGCTTTACCTGGACAATGACAGTCGGGCCGATACCCGGCGTTGCCCAAGAATTTCGCAAGAAGACAAGTTCCCCAAGAGCCACAAAAGAAGGTAGGACACCGTGAACCCGGTAATCAAAAAATTCCAGTTCGGTCAGTCGACCGTTACCCTCGAGACTGGCCGTATCGCCCGTCAGGCCTCCGGCGCAGTATTGGTCACCGTTGACGACGACGTCAGCGTGTTGGTGACTGTGGTCGGCGCCAAGCAAGCCGATCCAGGCAAGGGCTTCTTCCCTCTGTCTGTTCACTACCAGGAAAAAACTTACGCTGCCGGTAAGATCCCTGGCGGTTTCTTCAAGCGTGAAGGCCGTCCTTCCGAGAAAGAAACCCTGACTTCCCGACTGATCGACCGTCCGATCCGTCCGCTGTTCCCAGAAGGCTTCATGAACGAAGTGCAGGTTGTCTGCACCGTCGTTTCCACCAGCAAGAAGACCGATCCGGACATCGCTGCGATGATCGGTACCTCGGCTGCGCTGGCCATCTCCGGCATTCCTTTCGATGGCCCGATCGGCGCTGCCCGCGTTGCGTTCCACGAAAGCACCGGCTACCTGCTGAACCCGACTTACGAACAACTGAAAGCTTCGAGCCTGGACATGGTCGTTGCCGGTACTTCGGAAGCCGTGTTGATGGTTGAATCGGAAGCCAAAGAGCTGACCGAAGACCAGATGCTGGGCGCGGTACTGTTTGCTCACGACGAGTTCCAGGTGGTGATCAACGCCGTTAAAGAACTGGCCGCTGAAGCTGCCAAGCCGACCTGGACCTGGGCTCCACAGCCAGAAGCCACTGCTCTGCTGGGCGCTATCCGTGCCGAGTTCGGCGACGCGATCTCCCAGGCCTACACCATCACCATCAAGGCCGACCGTTACGCTCGTCTGGGCGAACTGAAAGACCAGGTGGTTGCCAAGCTGTCCGGCGAAGAAGGCCAACCGACTTCCGCTGAAGTCAAAGCGGCTTTCGGCGAAATCGAATACCGCACCGTTCGCGAAAACATCGTTAACGGCAAGCCACGTATCGACGGTCGCGACACCAAGACCGTACGTCCGCTGAACATCGAAGTCGGCGTTCTGCCGAAGACCCACGGTTCGGCTCTGTTCACCCGTGGCGAAACCCAGGCTCTGGTAGTTGCAACACTGGGCACCGCCCGTGACGCACAACTGCTGGATACCCTGGAAGGCGAGAAAAAAGACCCGTTCATGCTGCACTACAACTTCCCTCCGTTCTCGGTAGGTGAGTGTGGTCGCATGGGTGGCGCCGGTCGTCGCGAAATCGGTCACGGCCGTCTGGCTCGTCGTTCGGTTCAGGCCATGCTGCCTGCTGCCGACGTGTTCCCGTACACCATCCGTGTTGTGTCGGAAATCACCGAGTCCAACGGTTCGAGCTCCATGGCTTCGGTCTGCGGCGCTTCCCTGGCTCTGATGGATGCCGGCGTTCCGATGAAGGCACCGGTTGCCGGTATCGCCATGGGTCTGGTTAAAGAAGGCGAGAAATTCGCCGTCCTGACCGACATCCTGGGTGACGAAGACCACTTGGGCGACATGGACTTCAAAGTAGCCGGTACCGCCAAAGGCGTGACCGCGTTGCAGATGGACATCAAGATCAAGGGCATCACCGAAGAAATCATGGAGATCGCTCTGGGCCAAGCCCTGGAAGCGCGCCTGAACATCCTCGGTCAGATGAACCAGATCATTGGCCAGTCGCGTACCGAGCTGTCGGAAAACGCTCCGACCATGATCGCGATGAAAATCGACACCGACAAAATCCGTGATGTCATCGGTAAAGGCGGCGCGACCATTCGTGCGATCTGTGAAGAGACCAAGGCTTCGATCGACATCGAAGACGACGGCTCGATCAAGATCTTCGGCGAAACCAAAGAAGCTGCTGAAGCTGCACGTCAGCGCGTTCTGGGCATCACCGCAGAAGCTGAAATCGGCAAGATCTACGTTGGTAAGGTTGAGCGCATCGTCGACTTCGGCGCATTCGTCAACATCCTGCCGGGCAAGGACGGTCTGGTTCACATCTCGATGCTGAGCGACGCTCGCGTAGAAAAAGTGACCGACATCCTCAAAGAAGGCCAGGAAGTGGAAGTACTGGTACTGGACGTGGACAACCGCGGCCGTATCAAGCTGTCCATCAAAGACGTAGCAGCAGCCAAGGCTTCGGGCGTTTAATCACTCCCCACGCCTGACCGCTTCAACGTTGTAAAAAATGCCCTGCAGTGAAAGCTGCGGGGCATTTTTTTGCCTGCAAAAAAATGAGACGAGCCATGAAGTTGCCTGACCCCAAAGTCAGTGCTAGGTTTAGCCCACTGCCCGTGTAGCTCAGTTGGTAGAGCAGCGCACTCGTAACGCGAAGGTCGCAGGTTCGATTCCTGTCTCGGGCACGAGCGACACGTTGTTTTCAGATGATCCCGAATGGTTCTGAAGGCCAGACAAACCGGGCTTCAAACGGTTTTTTTGCGTCAGAGAGATCCTTGATGATCCAGATCCATCTTCCATTCCTCAGATCAAAGAGAACGCCATGACCGTTAAAGAATTGACCCAAGAAGCCAGACACGAAAAAGCGCTGGAGAAGTATTTGGCGGAGTCGCCTCAGCTAGCCGAAGAGATCAAGGACTTGCCCGCTGACGATCAGAAAGACCAGATCCAGTGGGCGTTCGAGGATGAGGCAGAGTCCCAGGGCTTGCAGCCGTGGGAGCTGACGCTCAAGTACACCTCAACCCCTGAAGAGTTCGAGGCTGCGCGCCTTGTTCTGCACAAGGAGGCTGCCGAGGTGTTGGGTGTCGAGTGGGAAGAGTACTGCGAGATGAATAATCTGGTGGTCTGACAAAAACGCCAGCCTCACGAGGCTGGCGTTTTTCATTCACACAGGCGTTATCAAAGGCTCAGGCGCATCGACAGATCGACAGCTTTCACATCCTTGGTCATCGCACCAATCGAGATGTAATCCACCCCGGTTTCGGCGATCGGTAGCAGCGTGCTTTCGTTGATGCCGCCGCTGGCCTCCAGTTTCGCCTGGCCTGCGTTCAGACGCACGGCTTCGCGCATGTCATCCAGACTCAGTTCATCGAGCATGATGATGTCGGCACCAGCCGCCAGGGCTTCCTTCAGCTCTTCCAGGCTTTCCACTTCGATCTCCACCGGTTTGCCCGGGGCAATCTTGTGCGCGGCCTTGATGGCCTCCGGGATGCCACCGCAGGCGGCAATATGGTTTTCCTTGATCAGGAAGGCGTCGTACAGGCCGATGCGGTGGTTGTGGCACCCGCCGCAGGTCACGGCGTATTTCTGCGCCAGACGCAGCCCCGGCAAGGTTTTACGGGTGTCGAGCAACTTCACCTGAGTCTCGGCAACGTAATCCGCCAGGTATTGCGCGCGCGTGGCCACGCCAGACAGCAACTGCAGGAAGTTCAGTGCACTGCGTTCGCCCGTCAATAGCGAACGCGCCGGGCCCTCCAGGTGGAACAGCGCCTGATTGGGTTTCACCCGCTCGCCATCACGCACCTGCCAGTGCACCGCAACACGTGGGTCCAGCTGCCGAAACACGGCATCAACCCAGGCTGTGCCGCAGATGACGGCAGCGTCGCGGGTGATGATCGTGGCTTTGGCCAGGCGTTCGGCCGGGATCAGCTGTGCGGTGATGTCGCCGCTGCCGATGTCTTCGAGCAACGCACGGCGCACGTTGGCTTCGATTTCGGCGGTCAAATCGGCGAGACGTAGATTCGGCATAACGGACTCCACAAACAAAGTGGCCCGATTATAGGGCCATGGTGCTGGGCAACCCAAGGCATCAGAGGCGTTCCCATCGCTCTGAAACCTGCATTTGGTCGATTCGCCTGAGCAATCGGTACTAAGTCAGCGTCTGCCGCGAGCGTCTATTTCAAAAGGAAACGCAGAGTCTGCTGGTAGAGAAGACATCTTTTGCAAGATAATCCGCCTTGCTTTTGACGTCATGGCTTTGACGTGATTGACGACTTTGAAGACTCACCGTTTCAGGAGGGCTGAATGCACAACGACGGGAATGTAGTGCCTTTGCACAAGGTCGCTACCGACCAGGCGACTCACTCGCCGCTCGCCCGCCTGCCTGTGATTCTGCTTCAGGTTCGCGACAAGGCCGCACAACAGCTCAGGCATGGTTTGCAGGAACTGTTCGATAACGCCGACGACACGCTGTTCGAAATGGCCGACCGGGCCCGCGATGACGTCGAACAGAACCTGTTCTTCGAAGCCATGCGCGACTTGCGCCTTAAACGCAAAAACATCGAACGCGGCTTTCTCGAACAATTCTTCGAGGCTTTTGTCAGCCTCACCCGGTACGACAGCACTCAATCTGCCTTGCCCCAGTCGCTGGCCTTCGATGCCTCGGTGGCACTGCCCGATGACGACGTGGAGCGCAGGGTGGCAGTGGAGGCAATGGTCAGCAAAGTGCTGAGCCGCGACGGTTTCGCCCTGGGCCAATTGACCGCCCGCTTCAGCGCACTGTTGGGGAGGGAGTTGCTCGATCAGCACAATCCCATGGCGCCGTCGATGCTCTGCGAGTACTTTTTGCAGGCCGGGCGCAACCTGGGAGTGGAGATCAAGGTCAAGCTGATCATCCTCAAACTGTTCGACCGCTATGTGCTCAGGGATGCCAATCAGCTTTACGCCGAAGCCAATCAGTTGCTGCTCGCCACCGGTGTTCTGCCTGAGCTCAAGCCTGCGCCTGCGCGCCGGGTCAAGGAGCGTGCGGCAGCCGACGTTGATACTGAACCGGCTCACGCCAACACTCGCGCCAGTGGCCCGCCGACCGACGACAGCGTGCAGGAAGTCTTCGCGGCGTTGCAGGAGTTGCTGCTTAACGTGCGTGGCAGTGTCGCGCCCACGCTTGAAGCCAGCGCCCAGACACAGCCGATTACCACCCGTGACCTGATGCGCCTGCTCTCGCACCTGCAGCAATACGTGCCGGCGCCGGAAGCCCAGGACGACTTCGATCTGCGAAACCAGCTCGAAGAGCTGCTGACCCGGGTCAGCGTCAAAAGTGGCAAGTCACGCGTGGTCGGGGTGGCCGACGAAGACGTGATCAACCTGATTGCCATGCTCTTCGAATGCATCCTCGATGACCGCAACCTGCCGGATTCGCTCAAGGCGTTGATCGGCCGTTTGCAGATTCCGATGCTGAAAGTGGCGGTGCTCGACAAGAGCTTCTTCAGCCGCAGCAGTCACCCGGCCCGACGCCTGCTCAATGAAATCGCCACCGCCGCCATGGGTTGGGGGGAGTGCGATGACCATGAGCGCGACAGCCTGTATCTGCGCATCGAACAGGTGGTGCAACGCTTGCTCAACGATTTTGTCGATGATCCGGCGGTCTTCTCCGAATTGCTCGCGGATTTTCTCGCCTTCACCAGCGATGAACGCCGTCGCAGTGAGCTGCTCGAGCAACGCACCCGCGACGCCGAAGAAGGCCGCGCCAGGACTGAACTGGCCCGCCAGCGCGTCGAACAGGTGCTGAATCAGGCCTTGTTGGGCAAAGTATTGCCGCAGCGGGTGGTGGCGTTTGTCCAGGAAGCGTGGAGCCAGGTGTTGCTGCTGACGTGCCTCAAGCACGGCGATCAGGCGGCCGAATGGCACGCCGATGTGCAGACCATGGAGCAATTGATCTGGAGCGTGCAGCGTCATGACGAGCCCGATGCGAGCCAGCGTTTGTTGGCGCTGGTGCCTGGGTTGCTCAAATCGTTGCGCGACGGGCTGAGCCGTTCGGCCTTCGATCCGTTCGCCACCAGCGAATTTTTCAGTGAGCTGGAAGCCTTGCACGTTCAGCTGTTCGAACGTCCAGGGCCAAAGCTTGCACAGTCTGTCGATACGCCGGTAATGGTCGAAGTGCAGCAGGAAGTCGTCCTGCGAACCGCCGACGAAGGGCCGGTCGATACGGCGTCAGTGCGCTTGCCGGAAGACGATGCCGGCCTGCTTCAGGTCGATCAACTGCGGTTGGGGGGCTGGGTCGAGTTTCAGGAAGACGAGGAAAACACCCTTCGCTGCAAACTGGCGGCGATCATTGAAGCCACCGGCAAATACATTTTCGTCAACCGCACCGGGATGAAAGTGCTGGAACGCAGCCGCACCGGCCTGGCGCTGGAATTCCGTCGTGGCGCGGTGCGCACACTGGACGACACTTTGCTGTTCGACCGGGCGCTGGAGTCGGTGATTGGCAACCTGCGGCGCCTCAATCGCGGCAAGTGATCGCGCCCGGAGGGGCTATCGCGGCATACTGGGCGCCAACACAGTCGTCGTTGAAGGAACCTGTATGCAGTTGGACCCCGCGAGCGGTTGGTGTCAGGGCGTAGATATTTGCCCATCGCCCAACTTCAATGCGCGCCCCTCGGATGAAATTTCCCTGCTGGTGATCCACAACATCAGCCTGCCGCCTGCGCAATTCGCCACCGGCAAGGTGCAGGCGTTTTTCCAGAATCGTCTGGATGTCACGGAACATCCCTACTTTGAAGGGATCGCCGACCTGCGTGTATCTGCGCACTTTCTGATCGAACGTGACGGCACCGTCACTCAGTTTGTCTCTTGTCTTGAGCGTGCCTGGCATGCCGGCGTCTCGAGTTTCGAAGGACGGGAAACCTGTAACGATTTTTCCGTGGGCATTGAACTTGAAGGCACGGATGATTTGCCGTTCACCGATGCCCAGTATCAAGCGTTGACGACCCTGACCCGGCAGCTGCAAAGCACGTTCACGGCCATCACCGCAGAGCGCATTTGCGGGCATAGCGACATTGCACCGGGGCGTAAAACCGATCCCGGGCCTGCATTCGACTGGGCACGCTATCGCGCCGCCCTGGCAAAAGAGGAACAACAATGAGTTTTCTGGTGTTGCTGTTGGCGGTCTGGATCGAGAAATTCTCGGCCCTGCGTCATCGGATTCAGCGCGATGGTGGATGGGTTCGCGAGCTGAACAAGCTTGAGGTCAGTCCGCGTCTGGCAAAAAGTCCGTGGCTGATCCTGGTGATACTGGTGTTGTTGCCAGTGGCATTGCTGGGTTTGCTGCTACTGGTTCTGGACCCGGTGGCTTACGGTCTGCTGGCGTTGCCGGTGCACCTGCTGGTGGTGATTTACAGTCTGGGCCGGGGTGATCTGCTGGCCGGTCTGGGGCCGTTTCGCGATGCCTGGCGCCGGGAAGACCTGCAAGCGGCCGCTCATGTAGCGGACCGTGATGTGGGTATCTGCGCCGATAGCGGCGAACAATTGCTGGAACGGGTCGAAGGGCATTTGCTGTGGGAGGCTTATCAGGGCTTTTTCGCGGTGATTTTCTGGTACTTCCTGCTGGGGCCGGTCGCAGCCCTGAGCTATCGACTGCTGGCCCTGGCCGAAGAACACGGGCAGACCCCGGCCGTGGTCGAGCGCGCCGCAAAACTGCGTCATGCGTTCGACTGGGTGCCGGTGCGTCTGCTGGCGGCGAGTTTTGCGTTGGTCGGCAACTTTGTCGCAGTCGGCCGGGTAATGTTGAACGAGCTGCTGAATTGGAACATCAGCGCCGCCCAATTGATCGAGAAGGTGGGCTTGGTGGCCGGTGAAATTCCGGCGCCAATGGTCGGGCCTGACGGCATCAACAGCCTCGACCGGATCTGGGAACTGCTGCTGCGCGCGGCAGTGCTCTGGTACGCCGGTTTCGCGCTGTGGACCGTTCTTGCTTAGTTCTGGAGTGGACTCCGTTGTGGTGAGGGGGCTTGCCCCCGTTGGGTCGCGAAGCGGCCCCTAGCATTTTTCCAGTCAAACTGTGCAATCAGGTTCTGCGACTGCTTCGCAGCCGAACGGGGGCAAGCCCCCTCGCCACAGGGGTATCTATCGTCCTAAGTGTGCATCTCGCCGTTAACCTTAAGTTACAAAACATCCCGCCGATTTAAGCTATACAGAGACAGCGCCGAATAGTGGCTATCTGCTCTCGACCTGCGCCTGCCAATAAAAATAAGAAATCGAAGGGAGACTTCATAGTGAAGAGCTTGCTCTATCCCGCCGTCGCGCTGATGAACCGCCTGAGCTTTGGCATGAAGTTCAGCCTGATCAGCGTGCTGTTCCTTGTGCCGATGCTGGTGACCAACTTCTATCTGGTGCGCGATTCTTATCGAGAATTCCAGGGCACCCGGGTCGAGCTGCAGAGTCTTGACCTGCTGGGCAGCAGCCTGACGTTGCGGCGCGATCTGGAAACCCTGAACAACCTGGTGCAGATCAACGTCACCCTTGGTCAGTCCGGCAAGGCCGGCAATGTCGAGTCGCAGATCAGTACCCTGGGGCAAAATGTGCTGACCCGTTTGCAAGGGCTGACGGCGATGACCACGGACCCCGAGCAGATCACGGTTTTCGATGGCAAACGCGATGAGATGATCGCCGCGTTCAAGGCCCAGCAAGCGGAAAGCTCCCTGCAAAGCAAAAGTGCGATGATCGGCAAGTTGCTCGGCAACGCCCAAATTTTCAGCCAGGTCATCGCCAGTCAGGCCGGCCTCAGCCGCGACACCCAGAGCGACATGCGCCAGCTCAGCGAACTCATTACCAACGTCACGCCACCGGTCACCCAGATTCTCGGCGAAGGCCGGGCGATGGGCTCTTTTTCGCTGGGGCAGGGTTTTCTCAACTCGGCATCGAGTACCCGTTTTGATGAGTTGCTGGCGCAGATCGAAAAACTGCAGGCCGAATATGCCCTGAAGTTGCAGGACGCGCTGGGCTCCAGCAAAGCGGCACGCGAAACCCTGGCGGCTCAGGCCGAAAACAGCAAGGCATCGCTGAAAAAGGCCAGTGAACTGTTCGAAGAACAGGTCGTGATGGCCGACACGCTGGATGCGCCCTGGCAGGGCTTTTACGACCAGGTCACGGGCCTGATGGACCAAACCTACCAACTCAACGAAGCCACGCTGAAGTTTCTTGGCACCCAATTGCAGCAGCGACTGGAGCAGAACCGCACCCACATGGTCTTGCAGGCCTTGGCGCTGTCGGTGGTGTTCGTGTTGATTTTTTACCTCTATGGCGGCTTCTACGCCTCGACCCGCACCACCCTCAAGCGTCTTGGCGCGGTGATGGACAAGGTCGCGGCCGGCGACATGACGGTGACCTTCAGCGCCAACAGCCGCGATGAACTGGGCGAGCTGGGCGAGGTGTTCAACGGCACCGTGAAGAAAATCCATGACCTGATCGAGCGGGTCGGCCAGACCGTCACTGAGGTCGAGCGCCAAGCCGGGCAGGTGGAGAACGTTTCCGCCCGGAGCAACCAGGCGGTGGCGGGGCAGCGCACGCAGATCGAGCAGGTCGCCACGGCCATGAACCAGATGTCCGCCACCTCCCTGGAGGTTGCACGCAGTGCCGCGGCAGCGGTCAGCAGCGCTCATAGCGTCAACGATGAGACCATCAGCGGTCGTGGGCTGGTGGAATCCCAGCAGGGCAGCATCGCGGCACTGGCCAGTGAGATCGACCAGTCGGTGCTGGTGATCAATCAACTGGCCAGCGACAGCCAGTCCATCAGCCGTGTGCTGGAGGTGATCAAGAGCATCGCCGAACAGACCAACCTCTTGGCGCTCAACGCGGCCATCGAAGCCGCTCGGGCCGGTGAGCAA of the Pseudomonas frederiksbergensis genome contains:
- a CDS encoding DUF6388 family protein, translating into MTVKELTQEARHEKALEKYLAESPQLAEEIKDLPADDQKDQIQWAFEDEAESQGLQPWELTLKYTSTPEEFEAARLVLHKEAAEVLGVEWEEYCEMNNLVV
- the nadC gene encoding carboxylating nicotinate-nucleotide diphosphorylase, giving the protein MPNLRLADLTAEIEANVRRALLEDIGSGDITAQLIPAERLAKATIITRDAAVICGTAWVDAVFRQLDPRVAVHWQVRDGERVKPNQALFHLEGPARSLLTGERSALNFLQLLSGVATRAQYLADYVAETQVKLLDTRKTLPGLRLAQKYAVTCGGCHNHRIGLYDAFLIKENHIAACGGIPEAIKAAHKIAPGKPVEIEVESLEELKEALAAGADIIMLDELSLDDMREAVRLNAGQAKLEASGGINESTLLPIAETGVDYISIGAMTKDVKAVDLSMRLSL
- a CDS encoding DUF1631 domain-containing protein → MHNDGNVVPLHKVATDQATHSPLARLPVILLQVRDKAAQQLRHGLQELFDNADDTLFEMADRARDDVEQNLFFEAMRDLRLKRKNIERGFLEQFFEAFVSLTRYDSTQSALPQSLAFDASVALPDDDVERRVAVEAMVSKVLSRDGFALGQLTARFSALLGRELLDQHNPMAPSMLCEYFLQAGRNLGVEIKVKLIILKLFDRYVLRDANQLYAEANQLLLATGVLPELKPAPARRVKERAAADVDTEPAHANTRASGPPTDDSVQEVFAALQELLLNVRGSVAPTLEASAQTQPITTRDLMRLLSHLQQYVPAPEAQDDFDLRNQLEELLTRVSVKSGKSRVVGVADEDVINLIAMLFECILDDRNLPDSLKALIGRLQIPMLKVAVLDKSFFSRSSHPARRLLNEIATAAMGWGECDDHERDSLYLRIEQVVQRLLNDFVDDPAVFSELLADFLAFTSDERRRSELLEQRTRDAEEGRARTELARQRVEQVLNQALLGKVLPQRVVAFVQEAWSQVLLLTCLKHGDQAAEWHADVQTMEQLIWSVQRHDEPDASQRLLALVPGLLKSLRDGLSRSAFDPFATSEFFSELEALHVQLFERPGPKLAQSVDTPVMVEVQQEVVLRTADEGPVDTASVRLPEDDAGLLQVDQLRLGGWVEFQEDEENTLRCKLAAIIEATGKYIFVNRTGMKVLERSRTGLALEFRRGAVRTLDDTLLFDRALESVIGNLRRLNRGK
- the ampD gene encoding 1,6-anhydro-N-acetylmuramyl-L-alanine amidase AmpD, with the translated sequence MQLDPASGWCQGVDICPSPNFNARPSDEISLLVIHNISLPPAQFATGKVQAFFQNRLDVTEHPYFEGIADLRVSAHFLIERDGTVTQFVSCLERAWHAGVSSFEGRETCNDFSVGIELEGTDDLPFTDAQYQALTTLTRQLQSTFTAITAERICGHSDIAPGRKTDPGPAFDWARYRAALAKEEQQ
- the ampE gene encoding regulatory signaling modulator protein AmpE, which encodes MSFLVLLLAVWIEKFSALRHRIQRDGGWVRELNKLEVSPRLAKSPWLILVILVLLPVALLGLLLLVLDPVAYGLLALPVHLLVVIYSLGRGDLLAGLGPFRDAWRREDLQAAAHVADRDVGICADSGEQLLERVEGHLLWEAYQGFFAVIFWYFLLGPVAALSYRLLALAEEHGQTPAVVERAAKLRHAFDWVPVRLLAASFALVGNFVAVGRVMLNELLNWNISAAQLIEKVGLVAGEIPAPMVGPDGINSLDRIWELLLRAAVLWYAGFALWTVLA